CCAACGAGCCCGAGCCACACGAGGTGTCGGGCCACTTCCGGGCCGTCCTGCTGGAGGTTCTGGACCAGCtgaaggaggagcaggaggcgCAGCGGCTGGCTCGCCAGTGGAACAACAAGCGAGCCATGAGCATGAACTTCAGGTCAAAGATCAAGATCAACCCATTTGGAAGCACGACGGGCCTCACCGCCGAGGTGGGCAACGGGACGGGGTTGAGCGACCTCAAAACCGTCTCTGAGGACGTGGAGAAGGGGATGGAGAGGGAGGAAAGGTCGCAGAGGGTGTGGAGCATGCCCGACTTTAGATATAaaggaaccagcagcagcagcagcagagtggtCTGATGGGCGTATGAACAAAATGTGGACTGATGAGACTTTATGTCTAACATGTTCAAGGCCAAGGcaagattttctcttttctctcaaCCATGTTCCCAGTACTTGAAGCAGTTAATAAGTTGCCTGAGATTATCTTCTGCAGTGATGCctcttattttgtagaaatttggCACCAAATCATTGAGGGATCTTTATACTGCAGCCTAAtagtattatttaaaaattgtcaaagtaattaaaagtttttttcttttttgacgcAAAAGATGCTGCTTGCTTGGTCAAGGCGGAGAAACTAAATGTGGGGATGTATAAAACGgctttaaagtgcaaaaatgtttctgtaggagggatgcagtttttgtttccatATGATTCAAACAGTGAGTCATCCTCCGTGTGTCAAAACAGCAGGACTGAACAGTGAAATGTATTATCCAAGGTTAGACAACTGAAAGCTTTTCCTCCTGCGCTTTTATTTTCAAGAGGgtttaaaaggaagaaaagaaatattcaataaaatgctttttttttggagtAAAATCTCTCCAGTGGTATTTGCTGTCCTTCTGTCAAATGGTTCTGTACGCACCGTCATACAAACATGGACACAGACTGTTTTCAtataaagaaaagcaacttttttaccaccatttttaaaacagacataTATGGGAAATAATGAGCATTAATAGGTCACACCTAATTGAATGCTATGCACTGTTTCATCCTcagaataaaaagaataaacaaaaaaattatcattttagaATAAACTGATAACACTTTGGCTCCTAAAGCCAGAATTTACATCAAAAAGTGAATGATTAATTTCCTTAAATAGAGTTggacaacatattttttttaaaaatatatagttaaaaccttatatttcttttttaattatgaaCAGAAAAAGATGTCAAGCCCtgaaaagatatttgcacaCGATGCAGACATTAAAATGACACAGACAGGTTTGTGTTTGACGTGACATTTCGACTGTACAGATTGAACTGGTAGATTTCATGTTTAAACTGTATTTCAACCTAAAGCATAGTCAACAAATACTATCTGAtcacaaacaaaactttctaCAAAACAGTTCTTACACTGGACTCAAGGTAGCCACCTGCACAGCAACAAGGTGAAGAAAATGTAGGTACTGAACCGAATGCACCGACTCCAGCTCGCTGCTGCCCCTGTGTGGTGGAAAAAAGTCACTTCAGTTCATCGCCTCTCCTTCAGAAAACTCGCTTGTCTGCTCCAGGGAAGCAGGAGGAGCCATTTCCTGAGTTCTGCGGACGCTGACATCTATGACCAACAAGAGGGGCGTCCATGGCGGCTTCACAGGGTAGAGTTCAAGAACTCCAGCAGCTCTGCTCGATTTTTATCCCGCTGTTGTGCACAAATTTCACATCAAggcaacaaaaaacatcaaattaaaaaactcaaaaagtctttttttttactttaataaggGGGGGAAAAGGAATacctgtttgtcttttttcgACTTCTTTACTTTCATCTTTATCTTCTTTCCTGAAATCATGCTGtactttcctttttctctgtcttttaaatactgaaagaagaaaattactAAAATGAAACACTACAAActaaaaatcatattaaaaggAAATAGATATAGTTTCAGAAACCTAAAAGTGATCAGTTAAAAGGTTTGAATTGATCAACTATTCAATCATTATCAATTATAAACTGAATTTTAGTTGTCCTGAAGCTGTAAAACTTTTAATCATGAATAAAAGgggtgaataaaaatatttctagaactgaatcctgtttttttaagtggacttaaattcttcattttgttaCCAGCGttcctacatttttttatatttcaaaatgtcacacttttcttttttcacattatgaaggtttaagtacaaaaaaatctttgctaCCTTAGAGATCTGAACCGGTCCTGATTTGTCATCCCCTCCTTTTGCCTTCTTGTCTTTTTTAcgcttttgctttttctctttcttccctTTCTGTTGCAAAACATAAGGAAACtaaattaagcatttaaaaggaaaatatatttttcctttagctataaagaattaatttaagaaaaacaaacatgtttttgttacttttttgtgcttctccttttttcttcttttggactGCTTTCTGGATTTACTGTGAGAGTctgaaaacaataagaaaacaacACACTAAGACAAACATATTGTCTGGTACGTAGAGTTCGAGTTTTGACATTCAGACACAAACATTTACTCCTAAACCAGACCATCTGCAAttgataaaattatatttatatctcCATCAAATTCCATTGATAACAA
The Gambusia affinis linkage group LG22, SWU_Gaff_1.0, whole genome shotgun sequence DNA segment above includes these coding regions:
- the rd3 gene encoding protein RD3, whose translation is MASWFNWNEPYQRSPRRDPADVVSDTLMLEFSWHLKEAERLQRERENEYRRLKTGVDYSWLASTPRSSFNISTGERLALEDLCSKVPPSCCGLVILKLRDAMQANEPEPHEVSGHFRAVLLEVLDQLKEEQEAQRLARQWNNKRAMSMNFRSKIKINPFGSTTGLTAEVGNGTGLSDLKTVSEDVEKGMEREERSQRVWSMPDFRYKGTSSSSSRVV
- the si:ch211-22i13.2 gene encoding protein FAM133; translated protein: MSTRTEHRVSSSSSRTDERTRSRSRGREKRKRGRSRSRSSSSSSSSSSPSSSSSSSSSSSDPSHSSSSSRSSSSSSDSHSKSRKQSKRRKKEKHKKKGKKEKKQKRKKDKKAKGGDDKSGPVQISKYLKDREKGKYSMISGKKIKMKVKKSKKDKQRDKNRAELLEFLNSTL